A section of the Epinephelus moara isolate mb chromosome 3, YSFRI_EMoa_1.0, whole genome shotgun sequence genome encodes:
- the mks1 gene encoding Meckel syndrome type 1 protein isoform X1, whose product MADSWNTDEGEAVYRSRDAVKNMRIRVRIERVTSTAALSQHLQQQVLSQQDRGAIELETLTPPGQTGDNEEELVVGWQEKLFSQYEMELFQNDAACQTPLDRQYHTEVKALNKAKGRRNHRIFTYTDHDRYTACLPFHQLQHSTDLLTTTKSSPTFLAERMASIRHRRQDRRTIDCSIPKSKIVNWEPTEEFVKSRHVVNNAMQTMHIMGDLGPSGRLGQKENEYVLATVKTDGSGTVIVKPDFNKGREPYRIVTEGNKREVWRFILENVSPGMQPEEKEREQNMYKDLYVRHKEYLNSLVGQDFEMPPMGILRYLMNGEIVSAKGFEYDDLYIHFFMELPNNWSSLPFQSLSGVTQTCRAKTLGKENVAFFSFPFSFEAFYMTEKESEESVLQWPVIYFKVLSLDSWQRYRTEGYGYLLFPAVPGKHTITCHTWRPLQTGTISALKRFFIGGSPELEDLSYVRIPGTFKGERLSRFGFCTETTGSVTFNLHCIQQARAFVDAAMLKKRRQKVFDQLGGFSQQGAVCTILEAFQRARKKMQEARESLPRDLISATSQLQIESSA is encoded by the exons ATGGCAGACAGTTGGAACACGGATGAGGGGGAAGCTGTGTATCGGTCCCGGGATGCTGTGAAAAACATGAGAATAAG GGTGCGTATAGAGAGGGTGACCTCCACAGCAGCCCTCTCTCAGCACCTCCAGCAGCAGGTCCTGTCCCAGCAGGACAGAGGAGCCATTGAACTGGAAACCCTCACTCCACCAGGCCAGACAG GTGATAATGAGGAGGAGCTGGTGGTGGGCTGGCAGGAGAAACTCTTCAGTCAG TATGAGATGGAGCTGTTCCAGAATGACGCAGCGTGTCAGACTCCTCTGGACCGTCAGTACCACACAGAAGTGAAGGCCCTGAACAAGGCCAAGGGTCGACGTAATCACAGGATATTTACATACACTGATCATGACCGCTACACCGCCTGTCTGCCATTCCACCAACTG CAGCACTCCACTGACCTACTGACCACAACCAAATCCAGCCCCACGTTCCTGGCCGAAAGGATGGCCAGCATAAGACACAGACGGCAGGACAGACGTACCAT TGATTGTAGCATCCCTAAATCAAAGATTGTCAACTGGGAGCCCACCGAGGAATTTGTAAAGAGCCGTCATGTGGTGAATAACGCCATGCAGACCATGCACATCATGGGAGACCTGGGCCCCTCTGGAAG GCTGGGCCAGAAAGAGAATGAATATGTGCTGgcaactgtaaaaacagacggCAGTGGAACAGTCATTGTAAAACCTGACTTCAACAAAGGCAGAGAGCCGTACAG GATTGTAACAGAGGGGAACAAGAGAGAAGTTTGGCGTTTCATTTTGGAGAACGTAAGCCCCGGTATGCAACCAgaggaaaaggagagggagCAGAACATGTACAAAGAC CTGTACGTACGGCATAAAGAGTACCTCAACAGCCTTGTTGGACAGGACTTTGAAATG CCTCCGATGGGTATTCTGCGTTACCTGATGAATGGAGAGATAG TCTCAGCCAAAGGCTTTGAATATGATGACTTATACATCCACTTCTTCATGGAGCTGCCCAACA ATTGGTCCAGCTTGCCGTTTCAGTCCCTCTCAGGCGTTACTCAGACCTGCCGGGCCAAAACATTAGGGAAG GAAAATGTGGCTTTCTTCAGTTTCCCCTTCAGCTTTGAGGCTTTCTACATGACTGAAAAAGAGAGTGAGG AGTCAGTTCTTCAGTGGCCAGTGATCTATTTCAAGGTTCTGTCTCTGGACTCCTGGCAGCGCTATCGAACTGAAGGATACGGCTATCTGCTTTTCCCTGCTGTGCCTG GTAAACATACAATAACATGCCATACGTGGAGACCCCTTCAGACGGGGACCATCTCTGCACTGAAGCGCTTCTTTATCGGAGGTTCTCCGGAGCTTGAGGACCTCAGCTATGTCAGAATACCAGGAACCTTCAAG GGAGAGAGGCTGAGTCGCTTTGGCTTTTGCACTGAAACCACAGGAAGTGTCACCTTTAATCTGCACTGCATCCAGCAAGCCAG ggccTTTGTTGATGCAGCCATGTTGAAGAAGAGGAGGCAGAAAGTCTTTGACCAGCTGGGAGGATTTAGTCAGCAAGGAGCTGTTTGCACCATCCTGG agGCCTTCCAGAGGGCCAGGAAAAAGATGCAAGAGGCCCGAGAAAGTCTGCCCAGAGACCTCATCAGCGCCACCTCCCAGCTCCAGATCGAATCCTCTGCATAG
- the mks1 gene encoding Meckel syndrome type 1 protein isoform X2: MADSWNTDEGEAVYRSRDAVKNMRIRVRIERVTSTAALSQHLQQQVLSQQDRGAIELETLTPPGQTGDNEEELVVGWQEKLFSQYEMELFQNDAACQTPLDRQYHTEVKALNKAKGRRNHRIFTYTDHDRYTACLPFHQLHSTDLLTTTKSSPTFLAERMASIRHRRQDRRTIDCSIPKSKIVNWEPTEEFVKSRHVVNNAMQTMHIMGDLGPSGRLGQKENEYVLATVKTDGSGTVIVKPDFNKGREPYRIVTEGNKREVWRFILENVSPGMQPEEKEREQNMYKDLYVRHKEYLNSLVGQDFEMPPMGILRYLMNGEIVSAKGFEYDDLYIHFFMELPNNWSSLPFQSLSGVTQTCRAKTLGKENVAFFSFPFSFEAFYMTEKESEESVLQWPVIYFKVLSLDSWQRYRTEGYGYLLFPAVPGKHTITCHTWRPLQTGTISALKRFFIGGSPELEDLSYVRIPGTFKGERLSRFGFCTETTGSVTFNLHCIQQARAFVDAAMLKKRRQKVFDQLGGFSQQGAVCTILEAFQRARKKMQEARESLPRDLISATSQLQIESSA; the protein is encoded by the exons ATGGCAGACAGTTGGAACACGGATGAGGGGGAAGCTGTGTATCGGTCCCGGGATGCTGTGAAAAACATGAGAATAAG GGTGCGTATAGAGAGGGTGACCTCCACAGCAGCCCTCTCTCAGCACCTCCAGCAGCAGGTCCTGTCCCAGCAGGACAGAGGAGCCATTGAACTGGAAACCCTCACTCCACCAGGCCAGACAG GTGATAATGAGGAGGAGCTGGTGGTGGGCTGGCAGGAGAAACTCTTCAGTCAG TATGAGATGGAGCTGTTCCAGAATGACGCAGCGTGTCAGACTCCTCTGGACCGTCAGTACCACACAGAAGTGAAGGCCCTGAACAAGGCCAAGGGTCGACGTAATCACAGGATATTTACATACACTGATCATGACCGCTACACCGCCTGTCTGCCATTCCACCAACTG CACTCCACTGACCTACTGACCACAACCAAATCCAGCCCCACGTTCCTGGCCGAAAGGATGGCCAGCATAAGACACAGACGGCAGGACAGACGTACCAT TGATTGTAGCATCCCTAAATCAAAGATTGTCAACTGGGAGCCCACCGAGGAATTTGTAAAGAGCCGTCATGTGGTGAATAACGCCATGCAGACCATGCACATCATGGGAGACCTGGGCCCCTCTGGAAG GCTGGGCCAGAAAGAGAATGAATATGTGCTGgcaactgtaaaaacagacggCAGTGGAACAGTCATTGTAAAACCTGACTTCAACAAAGGCAGAGAGCCGTACAG GATTGTAACAGAGGGGAACAAGAGAGAAGTTTGGCGTTTCATTTTGGAGAACGTAAGCCCCGGTATGCAACCAgaggaaaaggagagggagCAGAACATGTACAAAGAC CTGTACGTACGGCATAAAGAGTACCTCAACAGCCTTGTTGGACAGGACTTTGAAATG CCTCCGATGGGTATTCTGCGTTACCTGATGAATGGAGAGATAG TCTCAGCCAAAGGCTTTGAATATGATGACTTATACATCCACTTCTTCATGGAGCTGCCCAACA ATTGGTCCAGCTTGCCGTTTCAGTCCCTCTCAGGCGTTACTCAGACCTGCCGGGCCAAAACATTAGGGAAG GAAAATGTGGCTTTCTTCAGTTTCCCCTTCAGCTTTGAGGCTTTCTACATGACTGAAAAAGAGAGTGAGG AGTCAGTTCTTCAGTGGCCAGTGATCTATTTCAAGGTTCTGTCTCTGGACTCCTGGCAGCGCTATCGAACTGAAGGATACGGCTATCTGCTTTTCCCTGCTGTGCCTG GTAAACATACAATAACATGCCATACGTGGAGACCCCTTCAGACGGGGACCATCTCTGCACTGAAGCGCTTCTTTATCGGAGGTTCTCCGGAGCTTGAGGACCTCAGCTATGTCAGAATACCAGGAACCTTCAAG GGAGAGAGGCTGAGTCGCTTTGGCTTTTGCACTGAAACCACAGGAAGTGTCACCTTTAATCTGCACTGCATCCAGCAAGCCAG ggccTTTGTTGATGCAGCCATGTTGAAGAAGAGGAGGCAGAAAGTCTTTGACCAGCTGGGAGGATTTAGTCAGCAAGGAGCTGTTTGCACCATCCTGG agGCCTTCCAGAGGGCCAGGAAAAAGATGCAAGAGGCCCGAGAAAGTCTGCCCAGAGACCTCATCAGCGCCACCTCCCAGCTCCAGATCGAATCCTCTGCATAG